GGCAAGGACGCCACGCCGGACGCGGTGGCCCAACTCACCGCGCAGTTGCACCTCGATCGCCCGGGCGTTCTGCGTTACCTGAGCTGGCTGGGCGGGGCGGTGCACGGGGACTTCGGCACCTCGCTGGCCACCTCGCAGCGGGTGGTCACCATGGCCGGCGACTACCTGCGGAACACCGCGGTGCTGGCCGGGATCACCATCGTCGTCGGGATCACCCTGGCCCTGATCCTCGGGGTGGTGGCCGGTCTCACCCGGGACCGGCTGCCCGACGTCCTCATCTCGGGCGTCGCCCTGGTGGCGATGAGCGTGCCGGAGTTCACCCTGGCCACCTTGTTGGTCCTGGTGTTCGCGGTGAAGCTGGCCTGGTTCCCGGCGGTCGTGACGGACGGGCCGGATGCCCCGCTGAGCACCATCCTGCACAACGTACCGCTGCCCGCCGCCGCCCTGTCGATCGTGATGGCGGCCTACATCGTGCGCATGATGCGGACCAGCGTCATCGACGTGATGGCCAGTGAGTACGTGGCCATGGCGACCCTGCGCGGCCTGCCCCGCCGCCGGGTGCTGCTGCACCACGCGCTGCCCAATGCCCTGCTGCCCGCCCTGAACGTCATCGCCATCAACATCGCCTGGCTGGTCGGCGGGGTGGTGGTGGTCGAGGCGGTCTTCAACTATCCGGGGATCGGCACGCTGATGCTCGACGCCGTGCACAACCGCGATGTCCCGGTGCTGCAGTACATCGCCGTCATCGGCGCGCTCGTGTACGTCGTCTCCAACCTGTTGGCCGACCTGGCCGCGACCGCGCTGAACCCGCGACTGCGCACCCCGGCGCGGGCGTCATGAGCGAGAACATTTCCGGTCCGGTGGGCGACGCGCCGCAGCGCAACGACCCGAAGGGCCGGCCCCGGCGCGGTACCGGCACCCTGCGGTCCCTGCTCGGATCGCCGGTCGCCATGACGGGCGTCGTCCTGGTGCTGCTGCACGTGGTGGTAGCCGTGGCCGCTCCCTGGATCGCGCCGTACTCGCCGATCGCCACCAGCCCCCTCGAGGCCATCGTCAACCCGACATCGTCGCACTGGCTCGGCACCGACCAGCTGGGCCGGGACGTGCTGTCCCGGGTCATCTACGGTGGCCGCAACGCGATGCTGATCAGCGCGGCCGCCGCGGTGCTGTCGGTCGGGATCGGAACGGCGCTCGGCTGTGCCGCCGCCTACTTCCGCGGTTGGTTCGACGAGGTCCTGATGCGCATCCTGGACGCCGTGCTGTCGGTACCGGCCATCCTCGCCCTGCTGGTCGTGGTGTCGGTGCTGGGGGCCGGCGCACCGGTGATCGTGCTGGCCGCCACCGTCGTCTACTGCCCGGCGGTGATCCGGGTGGTCAGGGCCGGGGCGCAGTCCGTGGTCGGGCTCGACTACGTCACCGCGGCCCGGGCCAGGGGCGAGAACCCCTGGGCCACCATGGTTCGCGAGATCCTGCCCAACATTCTGGACGTGGTCCTGGTCGAGTTCGCCATGCGCGCCTCGTGGATCGTCCTGCTGGTCAGCTCGCTGTCGTTCCTCGGATTCGGCGCCAATCCGCCGACGCCGGACTGGGGCCTGATGGTGTCCGAGAGCCGCAGCCTGCTCACCGTCACCCCCTGGGCCGCCATCGGGCCGATCATCGCGCTGGCCACCCTGATCGTCGGACTCAACCTGGCCGCCGACGGCCTGGCCAAGGCCCGCGGCATCGACCGCATCACCGGAGGTGCCTGATGGACACGACGAAAGCGGCGACGCCGCTGGAGGTCTCGGGCGAGGCGACCGGAGGGCCGGTCGTCGTGGTCGAGAAGGTCACGGTGTCCTACCGGGCCGGCAAGAAGGTGATGCCTGTGCTGGTCGACGTGGATCTGACCGTGGCGCCGGGCGAGATCGTCGCCGTCGTCGGTGAATCCGGCTGCGGGAAGTCCACCCTGGCCGGGGCCCTGGTCGGCCACCTGCGGGCCGGTTCGAAGATCACCCAGGGCCGCGTGCTGATCGGCGCCCAGGACCTGTTCCGCAGTTCCGGGCCCACGCTCCGCCGGATCCGCAGCGGCACAGTTGCTTTCGTCCCGCAGAACGCCGGCCACGCGTTGACTCCGTCGATGCGCGTCGGTGACCAGATCGGCGAGGTGCTCCGTTTCGGACGGGGGATGGACCGCGCGGCCGCCCGGGCCGAGGCCATCCGGCTGTTCGGGCTCGTACGTCTCCCGGAACCCGAGCAACTGCTGGCCCGGTATCCGCACCAGCTGTCCGGCGGCCAGTTGCAGCGCGTGGCGATCGCCATCGGTATTGCCGGCTCGCCTCGCCTGCTGGTGATGGACGAGCCGACCACCGGCCTTGACGTGGTCACCCAGGCCGGCATCCTCGCGCTGCTGGCCGACCTGCGCGCCACCTTGGGGGTGGCCATCGTCCTGGTCAGCCACGACCTCGGCGCCGTGGCCCGGCTGTGCGACCGGATGTTGGTCATGTACTCGGGCCGGGTGGTCGAGGCCGGCCCGACGGCCGAACTGTTTGCCGCGCCTGCTCATCCGTACACCCGCGGCCTGCTGGCCAGCGTGCCCCGGATCAGTGCCCCCGGCCTTCCGGTGGGGATGACGGGCGGTTCACCGGTGGGTCCGGGAACGTTGCCCGGTTGCGCCTTCGCGCCCCGCTGCCCGTTCGCCCAGGAGGCCTGCACGCACGACCCGGCGCCGGCCCTGGCCACCCGCCGGCCCTTGACCGACGGTCGGGTCAGCGCCTGCCTGCGGACCGAACACGTTCTGGACCAACCGGTCTGGACGTCCCAGGTCCGGCCCCGCGAGCACCGGGAGTTCGGCCCGGTCCTGCTCCAGGTGCGCGGGCTGCAGGTCGACTACCGGGCCAAGCCCGATGCCGCCACCGGCCCGACCGTGGACGGGATCGACCTCGAGGTCCGGCAGGGTGAGGTGGTGGCGCTGGTCGGTGAGAGCGGCAGCGGGAAATCCACCATCGCCTGGACCCTGGCCGGGTTGCGACGGCCGACCGCGGGAGA
This window of the Nakamurella panacisegetis genome carries:
- a CDS encoding ABC transporter permease, with translation MLGKLIARRLALAVLTIVLATVLVFVALQALPGNLATQILGKDATPDAVAQLTAQLHLDRPGVLRYLSWLGGAVHGDFGTSLATSQRVVTMAGDYLRNTAVLAGITIVVGITLALILGVVAGLTRDRLPDVLISGVALVAMSVPEFTLATLLVLVFAVKLAWFPAVVTDGPDAPLSTILHNVPLPAAALSIVMAAYIVRMMRTSVIDVMASEYVAMATLRGLPRRRVLLHHALPNALLPALNVIAINIAWLVGGVVVVEAVFNYPGIGTLMLDAVHNRDVPVLQYIAVIGALVYVVSNLLADLAATALNPRLRTPARAS
- a CDS encoding dipeptide ABC transporter ATP-binding protein, with the translated sequence MDTTKAATPLEVSGEATGGPVVVVEKVTVSYRAGKKVMPVLVDVDLTVAPGEIVAVVGESGCGKSTLAGALVGHLRAGSKITQGRVLIGAQDLFRSSGPTLRRIRSGTVAFVPQNAGHALTPSMRVGDQIGEVLRFGRGMDRAAARAEAIRLFGLVRLPEPEQLLARYPHQLSGGQLQRVAIAIGIAGSPRLLVMDEPTTGLDVVTQAGILALLADLRATLGVAIVLVSHDLGAVARLCDRMLVMYSGRVVEAGPTAELFAAPAHPYTRGLLASVPRISAPGLPVGMTGGSPVGPGTLPGCAFAPRCPFAQEACTHDPAPALATRRPLTDGRVSACLRTEHVLDQPVWTSQVRPREHREFGPVLLQVRGLQVDYRAKPDAATGPTVDGIDLEVRQGEVVALVGESGSGKSTIAWTLAGLRRPTAGELTLHPRQAGTTGATADLTLPAAKRAPQWRRQVQLIFQNADTSLNPRRSVGDAVARPLRLLGLRGQKATARRDEVFADVGLPTSFADRLPAQLSGGQRQRAGIARALAADPALLLADEVVSALDVSVQASVLGLLDDLRAEHQLGYLFIGHDLAVVRGLADRVVVLYLGRICEEGTVEDVFGVHGAGAVNHPYTRLLLDSVMDPVPTATARVAAPRTRADEPESAPPPAGCPFYRRCELRIEGTCNTQAPPVRQPADRHRIRCHLPLTDLNHPGELVDAR
- a CDS encoding ABC transporter permease, with product MSENISGPVGDAPQRNDPKGRPRRGTGTLRSLLGSPVAMTGVVLVLLHVVVAVAAPWIAPYSPIATSPLEAIVNPTSSHWLGTDQLGRDVLSRVIYGGRNAMLISAAAAVLSVGIGTALGCAAAYFRGWFDEVLMRILDAVLSVPAILALLVVVSVLGAGAPVIVLAATVVYCPAVIRVVRAGAQSVVGLDYVTAARARGENPWATMVREILPNILDVVLVEFAMRASWIVLLVSSLSFLGFGANPPTPDWGLMVSESRSLLTVTPWAAIGPIIALATLIVGLNLAADGLAKARGIDRITGGA